In Clostridium ljungdahlii DSM 13528, the genomic window AATTGTCAACTGCTTTGAAACCTAACTCAACTTTCACAGTTAAAAAACTTGGGAAGCAATTTTTTTAAAGAACAAAGTTTAAAGTTCAAATATCAAATAAGGGTAAATTTCTTCCTAATGTCAGAAAATATTAAGATTGTAGATTTCCTGAGGTACGAAGGAAACCATCTTTATCTGTTCTTTGTTATTTGGACTTTGTTATCTTCAAAAGCTTTGATCTACAAAATTTTGATAATAAGTTAAAAATTCATAACATGACTTCTCGTTATTAAAAGTGATAATATAGTTGTATAAGTAAAATTCAAATGTGATTAAATAGGAGAATATTATGGAAAATTGTATAACCTATTTTCTTAGAGATGAATCTAAAAATTCAAACGAATACTACAGGTGTATATCCAATTTTTCAAATGAAGTTATCGAAAAAATTGAAATCGAAGCAAATAATATAATAGAAAATTTTATAAATTTTATTAAGAATAATAGCATAGAAGAACTTAGAAGTAGGGAAGAGTATGAACTTGAATTCTTAATCATTGGAGTTTTGTGGAAAACCTATATAGCAAAAGCTTTAAATGCAGATAGACTGTCCTTGAATCTTTTAAAACTTCTATTTAATTTGAGGACAAAATCGAAATTTTTAAGAAAAAGTGTGGACAATTTAAGGGGAAGGCTTGCTTGTAAATATCTTTTAAAGAAAGAAGTGGAGCCTTCTTCTGTATCTTATGATGAAAGTGACTTTGAAAAATTACTACTTTGGTTAACTGCTTCAGGGGAATTCAAATATGAATGTAAGAGAATGAACACATGGCTGCTATTTTTAAAAAATAGCAGTGAAGAATATATTATAAAAGTAAGCAAGTGTGCCTTTAAAATATCACTGTGGTTTGAAAAAAGATCTATGGAGGTACTTGGAGTATATACTCCAAATGTACAAAAATTTTTAAACACCAACTATAGGTTATACGGAATAAGAGAGGATAATGTTTTCTGTGGTAGAAAGGAAGTTGAGTACCATCTAAATATGGTGGGAGCAGAGATATTAAGTAAGGCATTTAGAAAGTTATTTGTTAAAACAAAGGAAAGAAAAGTACTCCTTCCTGCTTGCATTTGCTTGAAACCGGAGGGGGTATGCAAGAGAAAAAGGGTCAAAGATGGTTTCTTGTGTAGAAATTGTTCTAAAAGCTGCAGGGTAAATGAGCTTACGAAGCTTGGCAAATCCCATAACTTTCAGGTATTAATTGTTCCCCACGAAACTGATGCCTTTTCAAATGCAAAAAATATTAGATATGGAGATGTGGGCGTTGTAGGAGTAGCTTGTGTACTCAATCTAATAGAAGGTGGGCTGAAGGCTAGAAGCCTAAACCTTGTCCCACAATGTGTTATCCTTGATTATTGCGGATGCAAAAATCATTGGGATAACAATGGAATACAGACAGATATCAACTGCAAAAAGTTGTTTGAAATTTTGCAAGTTGATGAAAACATGTGATGTTCCTTATATAAAGCTATTAGGCTTTGATACTTTTAGATTTTTTATTAATAGCATTATTTGCTATAAATAAAGATAAAATTAGGGCAATAACAAGAACGAAAGTTTCAATTGTAAAAGCGTGCTTTACTCCGAATACTAAACTTAAAGCTTGACTCTTTGCATTAGATGGATTGCCTGCAGCAAATAAGTATTTTTTTTGGGATGCACTCATTATAGCAACAAATAAAGAAGTTCCGAATGCTCCTGCTATTTGCTGTAAGGTGTTCATTATGGCAGTTCCATGAGGATAGTATTTTGGAGATAATTGATTTAAACTATTAGTTTGTACAGGAGTATTTATAAGTCCAACAGCTACTAGAGATAAACAATGGAGCACAATAATAACAGGAATAGTTATACTCATAGATACAAAACGTGAAAGTAAAAAGAATGTAATAGTTGATATTGCATATCCAGGTATAATTAATGCTTTAGGGCCAAATTTGTCATATAAATGACCTGAAATTGGTGATATAATTCCGTTGATAAATCCACCAGGTAACATTAAAAGACCAGCAGTAAATGCGGATAAACCTAGGGCACCTTCAAGAAACATTGGTAAAATAAGCATAGTAGCAAAGTTAATCATGTGCATAATTATCATAAGTATACAGCCAAGGCTAAACATAGATTCTTTAAAAGGATGCATGTCCAGCATAGGTTGGCTCATATGTAATTGACGCAGTACAAATATGGCTAATGCTATACAAGAAATAATAATAGGAGCTGCTATTAAATATGTATAAGAGCTTCCAATGTTACTAACACCGTATATAAATCCACCGAATCCTATAGTAGACAGTACAATTGATAAAAAATCTATAGGTGGTTTTGTAAGTTCTGTTACATTTTCGATAAATTTGTAACCTAAAGCTAAAGATATAACTGAAAAGGGTAATATTATAAAGAACAACCATCTCCAGTTGAGAGATTGAATAATTAAACCAGAAAGAGTTGGTCCAATAGCTGGTGCACAAAACATTACAAGATTAAATATACCAAGGGCTTTTCCACGTTTTTCTATAGGGTTTATAATCAATAAAGTGTTTACTATATTTGGTATTAAAATACCAGTTCCAATAGCCTGAATTAGTCGGCCTACTAGTAAAATTGAAAAAGCTGTAGAGAAACCACTTATAACTGTTCCAACCAAAAATATGGTTACAGAGGTTAGAAATAGCTGTCTTGTTGTAAAACTTTGAATAAGTAATGCAGAAACAGGAATTGCTATTCCCATAATGAGCATGTATCCTGTACTCAGCCATTGTACGGTATTTGCAGATATACTAAATTGGACCATTAAATTTTTTAATGCCATATTTAGTAAAGTTTCATTTAACATACACAAAAACCCTGCCATGATTAGCGCAATAGTTATTGGTACTACATTATAATTCCTTTGTTGATAATTTGACTCTTCCAAACGTTCTTCCATAAAATTTCCTCCTAGTTAATAATTAAATTAGTCATTTGCACAGCTGTGCAGATATTAGAATATATAAAAATCCTCCACTATGAAAAATACATTGTTACAATACAAAATAAAAATCATAATAGAGGAGGGTTAACCATGTTTTTATAAAAGGTAAATAGCTTATTATTTTTTGCTAATTTTCTTCTCTTCTATAGATATGTTTTTTTCAAATTTATTTAAAGTATCTATAAACAAATCTAATTGATCTTTTGAAATTTCATTTGTAATGTTTGTAAATAAGTGTTCAATGAATGGATATACTTCCTGTTTTAATTTTTTACCTTCAGGTGTAACGTAAATTAAAAATGAGCGCCTGTCTTCAGTACTTTTTTTGCGTATTACTAGTTTTTTTCTTTCAAGAATATCTAGTATTCGAACTAAAGTTGCCTGATCTTTGTCAACCTTTTTAGCTAGCTGTTTTTGGTTGACACCGTCTTCTTCTGTTAAAGACAATAATACTGACCACTGTTCTGTGGTTATATTATATTTCTTAAGATTTAAAGATAAAAATCTTAAAATTTTTCTATTAATAGAGTTTATATACATACCAATGGACTTATCAAGAGAACTCATAGCTTTTTGCCTCCTAAAATATATGATGTAGATATAATTAATTTACATATAGTTAGCATACTAATAATATGCTAGACTATTAAAAATGTCAAGCAAATTTTAACTTTGAGTATTTCTAAAAGGCTAAAATGTTATTAAATGTAAGAATATATCTGCATATAATCTGATTTTTAAGTTAGAAAGCACATTATTCAATTTTACAAATATAAAACTTAATAATATTAATATACAAATAAATTAATATTAAAATATTTAATATTAATATTGATTTATTTAATTTACAGTGGTATATTATAAACATGGAAAAGGAGAGTGGTAATTTGACATATAAAATTATTAGCAAATGTCCTGTTTGTTCTTCTAAACTTTTAATTTCAAAGATAAAATGCCCTAAATGTAATACTGTAATTGAAAATGATTTTGAAATGTCAAAGTTTGAATATCTTACAGACAGCCAACTGAAATTTATAGAAGTTTTCTTGAAAAACAGAGGGAACATAAAGGATGTAGAAAAAGAACTAGGAATATCCTACCCTACTGTGAGGGCAAAGCTAGATGAGGTTATAACAGCACTTGGATATAATGTGGCAAAAACCAACACTGTGGATAAAAAGAAAGTAGTAGATATGCTTGATAAAGGTGAAATAACTGCAGATCAGGCTATTAAAATGTTAAATGAATAAATATATTGAAAAGGAGAAATAAAAAATGAATGAGGAAATATCAAAGATTTTGAAAATGGTGGAAGAAGGAAAAATTACCTCTGACAAAGCTCAGGAGCTTATTGAGGCACTAAATGATAAGAATACTTCTCTGGATGTCTCCAGCAATATTCCAAATGATGCTGACATTATAAATAAAATGCTTAAAATAAAGGTTATTTCTCATGACGGAGATAATGTAAATGTGAATTTACCTGTTAAATTTGTAAAGACAATGCTTAAAACTATAGGAAAAATTCCTATACCAGAAAATGCAAAATGTATGGAAAATTTGGACTTGAATGTTATTGCAGAAGCAATAGACAATGGACTTTCAGGAAAGATAGTAGACGTAAAAAGTGCAAATGGTGACATAGTGGAAGTTAGCATAGAGTAAAGGAGAAAATTTATGAGAGTTCACATCAAGTCAGGTAAAATTAGATTTGTAATACCTTGTCCTATAGCTTTTCTAAAGTTTGGACTTTCTATTGCAGGATCTTCCTTTATACAAAAGTATATTCCTGATAAGGATAAAAGATATGTAAATATGATTGATTTTAAGAAACTTTCAAAGTGTATGGATATTTTGAAAGAATATAGAGGATTAAAACTTGTTGAAGTAAAATCCAGGGACGGAAGCCATGTTACCATAATTGTATAGATAAAATTCACAATATTTTAAATATTATATTAATTAAGTAGGCGATAGAAATGAAAAATAATAGAAATTTACTATTTTATATGTTGGGAAGGTTTATATCTTATATTGGAACGGGAATACAACAAGTAGCAATACCTCTGTATATATTGGATATAACTCATTCTGGAATTATGATGGGTATATTTTCAGCAGTTAATTTTATTCCTAATGTTATAACTTTACCTTTTGCAGGTATTTTAGGAGATAGAAAAAATAGAAAAAATATTATGGTACTAGCGGACTTTGGAAGAGGAATTTTAGTATTAGCTTTAGCACTTTTGGTTGCTGAGAAAAATTTAAGTATTTATATGCTGTTTTTACTACAGGCTTTCATTTCAATTATGGATGGAATCTTCTTAGCTTCATCTACGGCAATTCTTCCAGAGCTTGTTTGTGAAGATGAACTTATGAAAGCAACTTCCTTAAGAGGAGGAAGTGATGCAATTTCTATGATTATAGGACCTGCTCTTGGAGGTATAATATATGGGCTTGTTGGTATGAAGACAGTATTTTGCATAAATGGTCTGTCTTTTATAATATCAGCAGTATGCTCTATGCTCATAATTTATAAAAATATAGATATAGAAAAGGGAAAAATAACTGTAAAATCTTTCTTTACAGAAAATGGAGAAGTAATAGGCTTTATAAGGAAAAGTAGAGCTTTAATGCAGTTAACTATATTTTTTATGGTAGCTAATTTACTTGTAGCTCCTTTTGCAGATATAGTACTCCCTTTTGTATTGAAAAAATGTATAGGATTTGGTTCACAGCAGTATGGGTATTTAATTTCGTTCTTTACTTTAGGTATACTTTTAGGAAATATAGCCCTTGGAACTTACTTAAATAAATTTAGTACAAAGACAATTATAAAGAGGGCACTTATATTTGAAGCAGGTGTATTTTTCATATTTGCATTTTCCTTGTATCCAGCTTCAGTAAGATATTTTGGAGGACACGGTTTAAAGTTATTTGCAATTTTGGGCATTGTAACATTTTTAATAGGTTTATCTAATTCAGGAATCAATACTCCTATGAATGTAAATTTACAAAAGATGGTTCCAAATGAAATGCGTTCAAGGTTTTTTGCAATACTAGGTGTATTTTGTCAGGGAGCTATTCCTTTAGGGGCAATTATATATGGATTTGTTCTAGATAAATTTCCTTACTATTATATACTCCTTACCATAGTACTAATATTTTCTCTTGTAACTGCAGTTTTTATGATAAAGGCAGATCCAGAAGCTTATGAACCTGGGATACCCAAAAATCTTGAGAAAGCATGATAGAAATGATGTAGCAGAATTGAAAATTTTTAATACTATATAGTATACAAGCTTTTAATTCGTAGTTGAAGCCCTTTGTTTTTATGCTACATAAAAACAAAGGAGGTGTTATTTTGAAAAAAGAATATTCTCATTCTAAATTCCATGATGTTGAATTAAAAGATTGTAAATATTTGGGAAAAGGCCATAGCGGCATGGTTTATCTTATGCCAGATGGAAAAGTCCTTAAAATATTTAAAAGTTCAACTAGCTGCAAAGCTGAATTTGATATATTAAAATCTGTAGAAGGAAGTCCCCATTTTCCCAAGGCTTATGAATTGGGAGATCATTATATGATAAGAGAATATGTAGGTGGAATGAATGTGTATGATTATATAAAAAAATATGGATTGAAAAGATCCTTTGTACTAAAGGTAGTAGATTTAGTTGATCATATGAAAAAACTAGGATTTACGAAATTGGAAGTTAGATTTCCACACCTATTTGTTCAAGAAGATGGTACGCTCATGTTGATAGACCCGAGAAAAAGTTATGAAGAATATATACCTTATCCTAAGTCCTTTTTTAGAAAACTTAAAAACATGGGACTTCTAGATAAGTTTGTACAAATATTAGAAGAAGAAAGAAAAGGTTTGAAATGGATAGAATATATTAAAAGATAAGTAGAAAATGAGAGAGATTGCAGTTAAAATTGATTAACTGCAATCTTTTATATTTAAAATGATTTTTTATAATGTATTTTAAATAAATATGAATAAAACAATGTATTTATTTAAAATACATTGTTTTAAAAATGAATACTTTATTGTAATAATATACATTTTATATTGAAATTAGGCATTTTATAAGGTATAATGAATAATGTATAAATTATATAAGGGCATGTAGGTTTGAGTAATTACACCAACTGCATGCCCTTTTGCAATATGGTATATTTTTATGCATTTCATAAAAATAAATGAAATTTATCTGACGGCTATCTACTGTAACGCTCAAACTTCTATCAAAGTAGGAGCTAACAGTAGATACGCCCCTAGATAATTCATCTAAACTTAGTGGGAGAAACAACCTCCCACTAAGTAAGATTCATTGATACTTTAAACATTAATAAAGGGGGCATTTTATGAACATTTTTAAGAAAAAGTCGCTTGAACAACTTAGAGATAGTGTAAAAAAGACAGGTTTGAAGAAGAATCTTAAAGCAACAGATATAGCGGCTTTAGGAATTGGGGCTGTTGTTGGAGTTGGAATTTTTGTAGCAACTGGTGAGGGAGCTCATGCAGCTGGTCCAGGAATCATACTTTCATTTTTCTTATGTGGAATAGTAGCTTGTCTTTGTGGCTTATGTTATTGTGAACTTGCTACCATGTTTCCAGTAGCAGGAAGTACCTATTCTTATGCTTATATAGCATTTGGAGAATTTGTGGCAATGATTATTGGATGGTGTTTAACTGCTGAATATTTAGTTGCAGTTAGTGCAGTTGCGTCTGGATGGTCTGGAACCTTTAGAGGTATTTTGCAAAATGTAGGGGTTACACTGCCTCATGCTATTAGTGCATCTCCAGCCAAGGGCGGAATAATAGATTTGCCAGCTGTTTTTATAATATTAGTATTAGCTTGTCTTTTGTACTATGGAATGCAGGAAAGTGCAAAAGTTAATAATATTATCGTTGGTGTGAAAGTATTTGTAATACTCTTATTTATTTTTCTTGGAGTATCTCATATAAAGCCATCTAATTATACACCTTTTATGCCTTTTGGATGGAAAGGGGTTTTTACAGGGGCAAGTACAGTCTTCTTCTCATATATAGGATTTGATTCTATTTCAACTGCAGCAGAGGAAGCTAGAAACCCTAAAAAAGATGTATCACGTGGAATTATAATGTGTCTTATAGTAGTTAGTATACTGTATATTTCCGTTGCAGTTGTACTTACTGGAATGGTTCCGTTTAAGGAAATAGTTTCAGAAAATGCTGTGCCTGCTGCACTTGCAAGGGTTGGCATTAACTGGGGATCAGCACTTGTAGGTGTTGGAGCTATTCTTGGAATGATTTCCACTATGATAGCTATGCTTTATGGTCAGATTAGAATATTTATGGTTATGTCTAGAGATGGATTACTTCCTAAAGCATTTTCAAAAATCCACAGCGTACATAAAACTCCATATATTTCTACTATACTAACAGGTGTTATAGCTGCCATAATAGCTGGGCTCTTACCTCTTGATATTATTGTAGAGTTTTTGAGTATAGGTACATTACTGAGTTTTGCAGTTGTATCTATAGGTGTTATTTATTTGAGAAAGGCAATGCCTGATATAGAAAGAAAGTTTAAATGCCCGGGAGTGCCTTTTACACCAGTAATAACTGTATTGTGCTGCATCGTACTTTTGGCATCAATGCGTGCAATAACCTGGATAGGATTTTGTGTATGGCTTGCTATAGGTATAGTGTTTTACTTTATTTATGGAAGAACCCATAGTGTTGTTCAAAATGAAAATTTGGACGAAAGTTCCCATAGCGCATAATTAAATTTTAATACCTATTTATATTGCATTTTAAATGCACAAGGATGAGGAAACTTATGAATATTTTTAAAAAGAAACCCATTGATCAATTGATGGATAGTGTAAAAAAAACAGATTTAAAGAGAAATCTTAAAGCAAGGGATATAGCAGCACTCGGAATTGGAGCTGTTGTTGGAGTTGGAATTTTTGTAGCAACTGGTGAAGGAGCTCATGCAGCTGGACCTGCAATTATACTTTCATTTATTTTAGCTGGTATAGTGGCTTGCCTATGCGGCCTGTGCTATTGTGAACTTGTAACTATGTTTCCAGTAGCAGGAAGTACCTATTCTTATGCTTATATAGCATTTGGAGAATTTGTGGCAATGATTATTGGATGGTGTTTAACTGCTGAATATTCAGTTGCAGCTAGTGCAGTTGCATCTGGATGGTCTGGAACCTTTAGAGGCATTTTGCAATCTGTGGGAATTACACTTCCTCAGGCAATTAGTGCATCTCCATCTAAAGGTGGGATAATAGATCTGCCGGCTGTTCTTATAATATTAATTTTAACAGGACTACTATGTTATGGAATGAGTGAAAGTGCAAAAGTAAATGATATTATTGTCGGTGTGAAAATATTTATAATACTTCTTTTTATTGTTTTAGGATTATCACATATACATATAGCTAATTATAAACCTTTCATGCCTTATAACTGGAAGGGTGTTTTTACAG contains:
- a CDS encoding DUF2089 domain-containing protein, whose product is MTYKIISKCPVCSSKLLISKIKCPKCNTVIENDFEMSKFEYLTDSQLKFIEVFLKNRGNIKDVEKELGISYPTVRAKLDEVITALGYNVAKTNTVDKKKVVDMLDKGEITADQAIKMLNE
- a CDS encoding amino acid permease produces the protein MNIFKKKSLEQLRDSVKKTGLKKNLKATDIAALGIGAVVGVGIFVATGEGAHAAGPGIILSFFLCGIVACLCGLCYCELATMFPVAGSTYSYAYIAFGEFVAMIIGWCLTAEYLVAVSAVASGWSGTFRGILQNVGVTLPHAISASPAKGGIIDLPAVFIILVLACLLYYGMQESAKVNNIIVGVKVFVILLFIFLGVSHIKPSNYTPFMPFGWKGVFTGASTVFFSYIGFDSISTAAEEARNPKKDVSRGIIMCLIVVSILYISVAVVLTGMVPFKEIVSENAVPAALARVGINWGSALVGVGAILGMISTMIAMLYGQIRIFMVMSRDGLLPKAFSKIHSVHKTPYISTILTGVIAAIIAGLLPLDIIVEFLSIGTLLSFAVVSIGVIYLRKAMPDIERKFKCPGVPFTPVITVLCCIVLLASMRAITWIGFCVWLAIGIVFYFIYGRTHSVVQNENLDESSHSA
- a CDS encoding MarR family winged helix-turn-helix transcriptional regulator — translated: MSSLDKSIGMYINSINRKILRFLSLNLKKYNITTEQWSVLLSLTEEDGVNQKQLAKKVDKDQATLVRILDILERKKLVIRKKSTEDRRSFLIYVTPEGKKLKQEVYPFIEHLFTNITNEISKDQLDLFIDTLNKFEKNISIEEKKISKK
- a CDS encoding MDR family MFS transporter, translated to MEERLEESNYQQRNYNVVPITIALIMAGFLCMLNETLLNMALKNLMVQFSISANTVQWLSTGYMLIMGIAIPVSALLIQSFTTRQLFLTSVTIFLVGTVISGFSTAFSILLVGRLIQAIGTGILIPNIVNTLLIINPIEKRGKALGIFNLVMFCAPAIGPTLSGLIIQSLNWRWLFFIILPFSVISLALGYKFIENVTELTKPPIDFLSIVLSTIGFGGFIYGVSNIGSSYTYLIAAPIIISCIALAIFVLRQLHMSQPMLDMHPFKESMFSLGCILMIIMHMINFATMLILPMFLEGALGLSAFTAGLLMLPGGFINGIISPISGHLYDKFGPKALIIPGYAISTITFFLLSRFVSMSITIPVIIVLHCLSLVAVGLINTPVQTNSLNQLSPKYYPHGTAIMNTLQQIAGAFGTSLFVAIMSASQKKYLFAAGNPSNAKSQALSLVFGVKHAFTIETFVLVIALILSLFIANNAINKKSKSIKA
- a CDS encoding SHOCT-like domain-containing protein, with translation MNEEISKILKMVEEGKITSDKAQELIEALNDKNTSLDVSSNIPNDADIINKMLKIKVISHDGDNVNVNLPVKFVKTMLKTIGKIPIPENAKCMENLDLNVIAEAIDNGLSGKIVDVKSANGDIVEVSIE
- a CDS encoding MFS transporter; protein product: MKNNRNLLFYMLGRFISYIGTGIQQVAIPLYILDITHSGIMMGIFSAVNFIPNVITLPFAGILGDRKNRKNIMVLADFGRGILVLALALLVAEKNLSIYMLFLLQAFISIMDGIFLASSTAILPELVCEDELMKATSLRGGSDAISMIIGPALGGIIYGLVGMKTVFCINGLSFIISAVCSMLIIYKNIDIEKGKITVKSFFTENGEVIGFIRKSRALMQLTIFFMVANLLVAPFADIVLPFVLKKCIGFGSQQYGYLISFFTLGILLGNIALGTYLNKFSTKTIIKRALIFEAGVFFIFAFSLYPASVRYFGGHGLKLFAILGIVTFLIGLSNSGINTPMNVNLQKMVPNEMRSRFFAILGVFCQGAIPLGAIIYGFVLDKFPYYYILLTIVLIFSLVTAVFMIKADPEAYEPGIPKNLEKA
- a CDS encoding protein kinase, producing MKKEYSHSKFHDVELKDCKYLGKGHSGMVYLMPDGKVLKIFKSSTSCKAEFDILKSVEGSPHFPKAYELGDHYMIREYVGGMNVYDYIKKYGLKRSFVLKVVDLVDHMKKLGFTKLEVRFPHLFVQEDGTLMLIDPRKSYEEYIPYPKSFFRKLKNMGLLDKFVQILEEERKGLKWIEYIKR
- a CDS encoding DUF116 domain-containing protein, which encodes MENCITYFLRDESKNSNEYYRCISNFSNEVIEKIEIEANNIIENFINFIKNNSIEELRSREEYELEFLIIGVLWKTYIAKALNADRLSLNLLKLLFNLRTKSKFLRKSVDNLRGRLACKYLLKKEVEPSSVSYDESDFEKLLLWLTASGEFKYECKRMNTWLLFLKNSSEEYIIKVSKCAFKISLWFEKRSMEVLGVYTPNVQKFLNTNYRLYGIREDNVFCGRKEVEYHLNMVGAEILSKAFRKLFVKTKERKVLLPACICLKPEGVCKRKRVKDGFLCRNCSKSCRVNELTKLGKSHNFQVLIVPHETDAFSNAKNIRYGDVGVVGVACVLNLIEGGLKARSLNLVPQCVILDYCGCKNHWDNNGIQTDINCKKLFEILQVDENM